A part of Aegilops tauschii subsp. strangulata cultivar AL8/78 chromosome 2, Aet v6.0, whole genome shotgun sequence genomic DNA contains:
- the LOC141041038 gene encoding uncharacterized protein, with protein sequence MAEEPSAKRHDGELSDKSSNLVDVHIPSEKREHTRTLTEVGLHGKETLEIVCTSEPDKADEVMSRLRMKGGGLYPSFIGVDVEYTSDNEPPQMSAVLQLPKRLKDFLQEEKLYTFVGFSIGGDKRMLNKFGLEINPNNFIDLQRKWKDPKTDKYYDSLADVAGGVIHPFYNGMKKKMDRADHKLWGTSVLPDNLITYAGIDAYATYKSWKTIDNIVTGWDILKEQEADPYYHCNFAG encoded by the exons atGGCGGAGGAACCGTCCGCCAAGCGTCATGATGGCGAGCTGTCGGACAAGAGCAGCAACCTCGTCGACGTTCACATCCCCAGCGAGAAGCGCGAGCACACGAGAACCCTCACAGAGGTTGGGCTCCACGGCAAGGAGACACTAGAGATCGTCTGCACCAGCGAACCAGACAAGGCCGACGAGGTGATGAGCAGACTCAGGATGAAGGGCGGCGGCTTGTATCCGAGCTTCATCGGAGTTGATGTGGAGTACACCAGCGACAATGAACCTCCACAGATGTCGGCAGTCCTGCAGTT GCCCAAGCGCCTCAAAGACTTCCTGCAGGAGGAGAAATTGTACACATTTGTCGGTTTCAGCATTGGAGGTGACAAGCGGATGCTGAACAAGTTTGGTTTGGAGATCAACCCCAACAACTTCATCGACCTGCAGCGCAAGTGGAAAGATCCAAAAACCGACAAATACTATGACTCCTTGGCCGATGTTGCAGGCGGCGTAATCCACCCATTCTACAACggcatgaagaagaagatggacagGGCAGACCACAAACTGTGGGGGACCAGCGTGCTGCCAGACAACCTCATCACGTACGCAGGAATAGATGCGTATGCAACGTACAAGTCATGGAAGACAATCGACAACATCGTGACAGGTTGGGATATTTTGAAAGAGCAGGAGGCTGACCCCTACTACCACTGCAACTTCGCGGGATGA
- the LOC120974032 gene encoding uncharacterized protein: MAEELCAKHNHGEPSDKSSNLVDVHVPGEKREYTKTLTGVELHGKEMLEIVCTSEQDKADEMISRLWKKACGQRRRIVGVHVHYTSEDEPPQMAAVLQLCVDELCLVYHIAASTKWPKHLNDMLQHERLFTFAGFSIESDKEKLKLSGLEINPNKFIDIQRKWRVPYTGKEYDSLTDVAASVIHPFYKGMKKNINTQEDHKLWGTSPLPDNLIEYVGVDA, from the exons ATGGCGGAGGAACTGTGCGCCAAGCATAATCATGGCGAGCCGTCGGACAAGAGCAGTAACCTCGTCGACGTTCACGTCCCCGGCGAGAAGCGCGAGTACACCAAAACGCTCACAGGGGTAGAGCTCCACGGCAAGGAGATGCTGGAGATCGTCTGCACCAGCGAACAAGACAAGGCCGACGAGATGATCTCCAGGCTCTGGAAGAAGGCTTGCGGCCAGCGTCGTAGGATCGTCGGTGTTCATGTGCACTACACCAGCGAAGATGAACCTCCCCAGATGGCAGCAGTCCTGCAGTTGTGCGTCGACGAGCTCTGCTTGGTGTACCACATCGCAGCGTCCACAAAATG GCCCAAGCACCTAAACGACATGCTGCAGCATGAGAGGTTGTTCACATTTGCCGGTTTCAGCATTGAAAGCGACAAAGAGAAGCTGAAGTTGTCCGGTTTGGAGATCAACCCCAACAAGTTCATCGACATTCAGCGCAAGTGGAGAGTTCCATACACCGGAAAAGAGTACGACTCCTTGACTGATGTTGCAGCCAGCGTCATCCACCCATTCTACAAAGGCATGAAGAAGAATATCAACACGCAGGAAGACCACAAACTGTGGGGGACCAGCCCGCTGCCAGACAACCTCATCGAGTACGTAGGAGTAGATGCGTAA